The following DNA comes from Simkania negevensis Z.
GTGTTGCAATGATCGCATCAAAATCGGTCCACCCATTTTTGATTTTTTCGATGAGATCTTGGTCGCCTATAAAGTCAGCTCCTACTTTTTCAGCCTCTTTCGCCTTGTCTCCTTTTGCAAGGACAACAACAACGACTTTTTTCCCAGTTCCATTTGGTAGTAAAACTGTACTGCGTACTTGCTGGTCTGATTTTTTTGGGTCAACTCCAATACTCAGAGCAACTTCAACCGATTCATCAAACTTTGGAGAAGGTGTTTTTTGGAGAATTTCTACTGCTTCTGTGAGAGTGTAACTTTTCCCCTTTTCAAATAACTTGTTAATCTCTTTAAATCTTTTTGTAGTCTTTGCCATGAGTGCTTTTATCCTTCTACAATATCTACACCCATTGAACGGGCAGTTCCTGCAACGACATTCGCAGCCGCTTCTTTTGAACTGACTCGCAAATCTGGGCCTTTAATTTCTGCGATTTTATTCACTTGCGATTTTGTGAGCTTTCCTACTTTATCTCTATTTGGTACAGCTGATCCCTTATCGATACCAAGCTCTTTTAAAATGAGTCTTGCCATCGGCGGTTTTTTTGTGATAAAGGTAAAGCTCTTATCGGAATAGACTATAATTTCAACTGGGAGGACATCACCAGCCTTATCTTGAGTTTTAGCATTAAATTCCTTGCAGAATGCCATGATATTCACACCAGCCGAACCAAGCGCCGGTCCAATTGGTGGAGCAGGGTTTGCTTTTCCTGCTGGAATCTGGAGCTTAATTTTCTTTTCGAATTTTTTCGCCATTTTCTTATTTATCCTGCCTACTTAATTTATTCCACTTGTACATCTGTAGGAACTTCTTCCACTTGCCAGAACTCGAGGTCATCCACACGGGTTTCCCTTCCAAAAATCGAAACCATGGCACTAAGGCGTCCTTTTTCATGGTTCACTTCAAGCACCGTTCCAATAAAGTTCACGAAGACCCCATCGGTGATCTTAACATGATCTCCCATAGAGATCTTATGTTTGTGAACAACTTCTCCTTTCCTATCTTGCAATTCTTTTAGAATTTCCTGGACTTCAACATCTGAAAGAGGAACTGGCTTTCCTCCTCCCATGAAATCAATGACTCCGTTTGTATCTTTAACATACATCCAGGCTTCGTCAGTCATCTTCATCTTGATGAGCGCATAACCCGGCCAGAGCCGTTTTTCGGTAATCTTTTGTTCACCCCTTTTAACCTCAGCAACATTCTCTGAGGGAACAAGAACTTCTTCGATCAGGTCGACCATGCCCTTTGTTACACGGTTTTCTTCTAGGTTTTTCTTCACCTTTTTTTCCTGACCAGACATCACTTGAATTACGTACCAATGACTATCCATCTATTCCCTTTTATGCTCTTAACTGATGAGGCGAATGAGGCTGCCCATGCCTTGTAATACGTACCGAATAAAAAGGTCGACAACATAGATACTGAGTCCTAAAGCAAAAATCGCCCCAATGACAATCTTCGTACATGTCGTTAATTCTTCTTTTGTTGTCCAAGAGACCTTTTTCATCTCCTCTTTCATCTCTTGAAAGAAATGAGTTTTCTTGGTCTTTGCCTTTTTCTTTTTGGCCGCACTCAGCTCTGCAATCTTTTGAGAGACCGACATATCTGGCTTTCTCTTATTCTTCATGTAGTTCATTTATTGCGAGTGCGGAGGGATTCGAACCCCCGACCGACGACTTTGGAGATCGTTGCTCTACCAACTGAGCTACACACCCATATTTCCCTTGTTAAAGGGAAGAGGTCACTCTTATCAGAGAGACCTCTCACTTATCTATTACTCGATAATCTTTGTAACAGTTCCAGCTCCGATTGTACGTCCACCTTCGCGAATCGCAAATCTCATTCCTTCTTCCATCGCTACTGGAGCAATGAGTTCGCCAGCGATTTCAACGTTATCGCCAGGCATCACCATTTCTGCTCCTTCAGGAAGTGTAACAGTTCCTGTCACGTCTGTTGTACGGAAGAAGAACTGTGGACGGTAACCTGTGAAGAATGGCTTATGACGTCCGCCTTCTTCTTTCTTAAGCACGTATACAGTTCCTTTAAACTTCGTGTGTGGTTTACAAGAACCAGGAGCTGCTAGAACCATTCCACGTTCGATGTCTTTTTTATCGATTCCGCGAAGAAGAACACCAACGTTCTCACCGGCTCTTGCTTCATCGAGGAGTTTGTTGAACATCTCTAGGCCAGTCGCAACTGATTCGCGAGTTTCGCGGAGACCAACAATCTCGATCTTGTCGTTAATTTTAATAATACCTTTCTCAACACGCCCTGTTGCAACAGTTCCGCGTCCAGAAATTGAGAACACGTCTTCAACAGGCATGAGGAATGGCTTGTCAACTTCACGTTGAGGAGTTGGAATATGTTCGTCAACTGCTGCCATGAGTTCTTCGATTTTAGCCGCCCACTCTGCATCACCTTCAAGTGCTCTGAGAGCCGATCCACGAATAATTGGACAACCTTTGTAACCTTGAGCTTCGAGCATTTCGGTAATTTCCATTTCAACAAGCTCAACGAGTTCTTCATCGCCTTTTCCGATTTGGTCCATTTTGTTGAGGAAAACAACAATTGAAGGAACTCCAACCTGACGAGCAAGAAGAACGTGCTCTTTTGTTTGAGGCATTGGCCCATCTGTTGCACCTACAACAAGAATGGCTCCGTCCATCTGAGCAGCACCAGTAACCATGTTCTTAACGTAGTCGGCGTGTCCCGGGCAATCTACGTGTGCATAGTGTCTACTATCTGTTTCGTATTCAACGTGGCTTGAGTTGATCGTAATACCACGTGCCTTTTCTTCAGGACTGTTATCAATGGATGCATAATCACGGAATTTGGCCCCACCTTTTTTTGCAAGAGTGTGGGTGATCGCTGCTGTGAGTGTTGTCTTACCGTGGTCGACGTGGCCAATGGTCCCAATATTAACGTGGGGTTTGGTCCTTTGAAAAGATTCCTTTGCCATTGTAGTATTCCTCCGCTTGGGGCTCCTTATGTAGCTTTTGAAATGTTATCGTGCGCTTCTTGCCCAGAATAGGAATTGAACCTACGACCGCTTGCTTACCATGCAAGTGCTCTACCTCTGAGCTACCTGGGCACTTAAATGTTAATACCTTTAAGTGTTTTCTCTTCCTCTCTAAGCAAGCGTTGCATCTAAATCACGCAAAACATAAGGTGTGCGACAAGATGAACGATCGCGCCTAGATAGGCGAATGGAATAAAGCTTAACTATCAACTAAAAAAAAAGCAACATCTAATCTTCAAGTTTTCAAAATGTTGGAAAAATTTTCCTACACTCCCCCCGAATTTTTTGAAAATCAAAACTGCAAAAGAACTTAAGAATGGGGCAAAATTGGCCCACAACAATGAATATCAATTTGTGTTTTGAGAGTTACCAACCAAAGAAATGATTACCTTTGGCGATAGACGATGCGAGCTTTGGTAAGATCGTATGGAGACATTTCAACTTTGACCACATCCCCCACAAAGACACGGATATTACGCATCCGCATTTTTCCACAAAGATGAGCTAGAACTGTCATTCCATTTTCCAAAGTCACGCGAAAGGTCATATTCGGAAGTAATTCTTCAATTTTTCCTTCAAGTTTGATCGTATCTTCTTTCGGCATAATTTCCTTGTTTCTAGTAGAACTTAAAATTGAGTCTTATCAATTGAGTCTCAAAAAAGTCAATATCTCTTCAAGATAGAGCGACTTTTCAATCCAATGAGCTCGCAATTATATCTTCTGGTGATATTTAACCCAAGAAAAAAGTTTATTGCTTATTTAATTTTTAATATTGTATAATCCTCTGAATTAATTATTTTTTATTATTTTAAAATAAATAGACTTTAGATATAATGTTTCTAAAGAAGTAATCTTTATTACTCTATAATTAAGGAAAGGTATTTAATGAGTGTAACATCGGCTACACATTCAGACTATAATATCTGCCTACTTTCTACCCCCTCCGAAGCTGCTGAAAAGTATAAGTCCGAAGCATTCAAAGCAGATGTTAAAGCAAAAATTTCTCTTGTCGTAATCGCAGTCCTTACAATAGTGAGTGTAACCCTATCAGCGATTAAGGCCCCAATTTTTGTCCCAGTGATTTTGATCGTCGCTGGAGCTTCTGTGAAAACATTTCATAATAAATTTTATTTAAAATATAAGGAAGAAGCTTCAAAATACACCGATTTTGCCAAACATATGCTTGGCGTAGCAGCTAAAATCGATTCCTATCAACAGAAAAATTTAACGCCTAGTGAATTCTACCACAAGCTATATGAGCACAATGTCGATCCAAAAGGGATCAAACATCTTCAAGAGTTAGCAGGTATAGATTCGCAGAAATCGGCATATCCCGCCCTAAAGAATCTCATCGGTCGCGTAGAGTACTGGTCTGATACCGCTAATCAATATAAGCAAGAAATTCGAGATCTGGATGCAAAAATTCAAGAAAAGGCTACACTTCTCAAAGAGCCGGGTATCACCGTTGAAAAACACCGTAAAATCAAATCAGCTTGGCTACTTCTCAATATTGACAAGCAAAAAATTGAAGAGGAAAAACTTCTCCCTGCCAAGCTGGCTGCGGCCTACAATCTCCATGTGATCGCTGACGTCAAGGATAAGCGCGAAGCATCCGACTTTGGAGCGCCAGAACCTTCGAGCTACCTCGACTCTGTCACTTTTGAGTCTCTCGAAGATCAACCGTACTACATCTTTGATCCTGAGTCGAAACGAGCCCCTTTATCGAAACAATGGATGCTCGATGCTTCCATCTCAAAAATAGCTAAAACAATTTTTAAAGATGCAGCAATCTTTGTTGCCTAATTCCCCTTTTCCAGGTAAGATGTCTGCATGGAATTCAAAAGCT
Coding sequences within:
- the rplA gene encoding 50S ribosomal protein L1 translates to MAKTTKRFKEINKLFEKGKSYTLTEAVEILQKTPSPKFDESVEVALSIGVDPKKSDQQVRSTVLLPNGTGKKVVVVVLAKGDKAKEAEKVGADFIGDQDLIEKIKNGWTDFDAIIATPDMMREVGKLGKVLGPRGLMPTPKAGTVTTDVAKAVEDIKKGKIEFKVDKNGIINNFVAKISFTKEHIVENIEAFIQAVSKVKPSTAKGQYLRSLFISTTMGPGLKIDLNSVSVS
- the nusG gene encoding transcription termination/antitermination protein NusG, translated to MDSHWYVIQVMSGQEKKVKKNLEENRVTKGMVDLIEEVLVPSENVAEVKRGEQKITEKRLWPGYALIKMKMTDEAWMYVKDTNGVIDFMGGGKPVPLSDVEVQEILKELQDRKGEVVHKHKISMGDHVKITDGVFVNFIGTVLEVNHEKGRLSAMVSIFGRETRVDDLEFWQVEEVPTDVQVE
- the infA gene encoding translation initiation factor IF-1: MMPKEDTIKLEGKIEELLPNMTFRVTLENGMTVLAHLCGKMRMRNIRVFVGDVVKVEMSPYDLTKARIVYRQR
- the rplK gene encoding 50S ribosomal protein L11 — its product is MAKKFEKKIKLQIPAGKANPAPPIGPALGSAGVNIMAFCKEFNAKTQDKAGDVLPVEIIVYSDKSFTFITKKPPMARLILKELGIDKGSAVPNRDKVGKLTKSQVNKIAEIKGPDLRVSSKEAAANVVAGTARSMGVDIVEG
- the tuf gene encoding elongation factor Tu; this encodes MAKESFQRTKPHVNIGTIGHVDHGKTTLTAAITHTLAKKGGAKFRDYASIDNSPEEKARGITINSSHVEYETDSRHYAHVDCPGHADYVKNMVTGAAQMDGAILVVGATDGPMPQTKEHVLLARQVGVPSIVVFLNKMDQIGKGDEELVELVEMEITEMLEAQGYKGCPIIRGSALRALEGDAEWAAKIEELMAAVDEHIPTPQREVDKPFLMPVEDVFSISGRGTVATGRVEKGIIKINDKIEIVGLRETRESVATGLEMFNKLLDEARAGENVGVLLRGIDKKDIERGMVLAAPGSCKPHTKFKGTVYVLKKEEGGRHKPFFTGYRPQFFFRTTDVTGTVTLPEGAEMVMPGDNVEIAGELIAPVAMEEGMRFAIREGGRTIGAGTVTKIIE
- the secE gene encoding preprotein translocase subunit SecE, whose amino-acid sequence is MNYMKNKRKPDMSVSQKIAELSAAKKKKAKTKKTHFFQEMKEEMKKVSWTTKEELTTCTKIVIGAIFALGLSIYVVDLFIRYVLQGMGSLIRLIS